Proteins encoded in a region of the Corallococcus caeni genome:
- a CDS encoding response regulator, whose protein sequence is MKNAVLTSPEGEPTASGGPAPVNAKQRVLVVDDFDDAREMYAEYLEFCGFEVDTAKNGLEAVEKAQEGDPDIILMDLSLPVMDGWEATRRIKQDTRTRDIPVMALTGHVLAGNAEHALSVGADEFVAKPCLPQDLENKIRNMLKPSKAKPRSGQE, encoded by the coding sequence ATGAAGAACGCGGTCCTGACATCTCCAGAGGGTGAGCCAACCGCGAGCGGTGGGCCCGCTCCCGTGAACGCCAAGCAGCGCGTCCTCGTCGTCGACGACTTCGACGACGCCCGCGAAATGTACGCCGAATACCTGGAGTTCTGCGGGTTTGAGGTGGACACCGCCAAGAACGGCCTGGAGGCCGTGGAGAAGGCCCAGGAGGGGGATCCGGACATCATCCTCATGGACCTGTCCCTCCCCGTCATGGATGGCTGGGAGGCGACGCGGCGCATCAAGCAGGACACCCGCACGCGCGACATCCCCGTGATGGCCCTCACCGGCCACGTGCTCGCCGGCAACGCCGAGCACGCCCTCTCCGTGGGCGCGGACGAGTTCGTCGCCAAGCCCTGCCTGCCCCAGGACCTGGAGAACAAGATCCGCAACATGCTCAAACCCAGCAAGGCGAAGCCCCGCT